The genomic region CGTCGGAAGGCAAATTGTCAATTCAGCTTTAACATTACACTAGATGAAAAAAACAGATAATTGATATCACAAAAATAACTTTAAAATGAAAGTGAAAACTTTAGAAAAACCACTAATACCCAAATTAGGATTTTGTTTTAGTACCATTGGATTAAGGTTCTTGGGACTCGGCTTCCTGATTTATATAATGGCCGGAAATATGGGTATCCAAGCCCAGGAAAGCGGGCCTGATTTTTCTTTTTTGGACACGGATAAAAACTTTGAGGAGCGGGTGGATATTCTGGTAGACCAGATGACCCTTGAGGAGAAGGTAAGCCAGATGATGAATGCCTCGCCGGCCATTCCACGCCTGAAAGTTCCAGAATACAATTGGTGGAACGAATGCTTGCATGGCGTAGCTAGGGCAGGCTATGCCACAGTTTTTCCGCAGTCCATTTCTGTAGCGGCCTCTTTTGATAAAAATCTTATGAGAGAAATAGGATCGGTAATTTCCGATGAGGCCAGGGCCAAGCACCATGAATTTATCCGGAACGGCAAAAGAGGAATTTATACCGGACTGGATTTTTGGTCCCCGAATATCAATATCTTCCGAGACCCGAGGTGGGGAAGGGGACATGAAACCTATGGAGAGGACCCTTATCTCACCGGAGAGTTGGCTTCCCAATTTATAGAGGGCTTGCAAGAGTATGATGGAAAATATCTGAAGACCATTGCTACTTCCAAGCATTTTGCTGTTCATTCTGGTCCAGAGCCCCTTCGTCATTCTTTTGATGTGGATGTGAGTGACCGGGACTTGTATGAAACCTATTTCCCTGCATTCCGAAAAACGGTCAAAGAAGCCAAGGTATATTCCATCATGGGGGCCTATAATCGGTTTAGGGGGGAGTCCTGCAGTGGCCATGACTTTTTATTGAATAAGGTTTTGAGGGAGCAATGGGGATTTGAAGGCTATGTGGTGTCGGACTGCGGGGCTATTCAGGATATTCATACCGGCCATAATATTGCCTCTTCGGAAGCGGAAGCTGCTGCTATCGGTGTTTCTGGAGGATGTGACCTGAATTGCGGCAATTATTATACTCACCTGACTGATGCTGTAGAGCATGGTCTTGTAAGAGAAGAAGAAATTGATACCGCAGTGAAACGGTTATTTTTGGCCAGGTTCAAGTTGGGGATGTTTGATCCGGAGGAGGAAGTTTCCTTTGCGCAGATTCCTTTTGGGATAGTTTGCTCTGAAGCACACAATACCTTAGCTAGAAAGGCGGCCCAAAAAAGCATGGTGCTGCTCAAAAACAAAGAGAATTTGCTGCCCCTATCAGTGGATCAAGTCAAAAAGATAGCGGTAATAGGTCCCAATGCGGATAATGTGGAATCGCTTCTGGGAAATTATCATGGCATACCCAAAAAACCGGTTACTTTTTTGGAAGGAATAAAACGTAAAGTAGGTCCCAAAGCAGAGGTGTTGTACTCAGAAGGAGTCCATCCCGCAGAGGGTTTTTATAATTTGAAGCCTATTCCTTCTGCCTATTTTGAAACCGAAGAAGGACGTCAGGGACTTAAAGCTTCCTATTATAATAACCTAAACTGGGAGGGGGAACCGGTTTTGGAGCGGATAGATGACCAAATTGACTTTTCCTGGGAGCATCAGCCTATTTCCAAAGAGCTGATTGACAACTTTTCCGTAAAATGGAAAGGATACTTAGTCCCTCCGGCAAGTGGACAATATGAATTTGGTGTGTTTTCAAAAAGGGGCATGAATATACGTATAGACGGGAAAGAAATATCCAATGGGTCGGGGACCATCCACCGGGGAAGGTATGCTACCGATATTCTTTCCCTAGAAGAGGGAAAAAGGTATGAAGTTGAAGTGACTTTCTTTAGTGATGAGACCAATGCCATCGCCCAAATGCTATGGGCCAGGCCGGATGTCAGCAAGATAGATGAAGCGGTCAGCTTGGCCCAAAGTGCGGATTTGGCCGTGGTGGTGCTGGGATTGTCCCAAAGGCTGGAAGGGGAAAGCATGGATGTAATCACGCCAGGATTTGATGGAGGAGACCGTACAGCCATCACTTTGCCGGCCCAACAGGAAGCTTTACTTAAGGCGGTGAAAGCAACCGGTAAACCCGTGATTTTAGTATTAAATGCTGGCAGTGCCATGGCCATCAACTGGGCGAAGGAAAATGTGGATGCCATTATAAGTGCGGGATATCCTGGAGAAGAAGGAGGCAACGCCTTAGCTGACGTGGTCTTTGGAGACTATAATCCCGCGGGCAGGTTACCGGTCACCTACTACCAATCCCTGGAGGATTTACCACCGTTTGAAGATTATGATATGATGGGGAGAACCTACCGGTATTTCGAAGGTACCCCACTTTATCCATTTGGCTATGGGCTGAGTTATACACGTTTTGAATATACAGATCTGAAAGTTCCAGCTCAGGTAAAAGCCGGAGAAAGCATATCCGTAAGCGTGAAAGTCGCCAATGTTGGGGATCTGGCAGGTGATGAGGTAGTTCAATTGTACCTGACAGATCTAGATGCTTCTACGGTGAGACCGATCAGGCAACTGGAAGCTTTTGAACGTATACATTTGAAACCAGGAGAAAGTAAGGAGGTGAATTTTATCATAGCTCCCAGACAACTTTCTATGATCAATGCTCAATCCAAAAGAGTAATTGAAGAAGGTGATTTCACGGTGTATGTTGGTGGAAAACAGCCCGGATTTGAGGGTAATTTGGATGCGGAAACTACAATGGTGATTGAAGGAGAATTTCAGGTAAAGGGTGTTAAGCAGTTTCGTGATCTTTAATGTTTTGCAAGTGTAAATTGCGTTTTACCATTTTACAACCTTGAGTGCTAAGAAATCAATCCTACAAATTGGGGGTGAAATTGGAATTTGGTGACTTGTTTTCCGAAAAAATGCTCCAAAGCGTATCATCCTTTGGAGCGTTTTTTTTTGTTAAATCGGTAACTTCAACTTGGAATATAAAGTTGACGGATTTATCGAATATCGATTTACTCCGGATGAACCAAAGCCAAATTTTCCCATCCACTGAGTTCCTTATTATGGTCAGTTTTTTCCATTGCTTGATTGATCTTGTTTTTAAAGGCCCAGCAGGTTTCCCTTCTGAGGTCCAGAATTTCGGATAATTCATTTAAAGTAAGATCTACATCCTTTCGGTTGGATAGGTAAAGGATGTAAAATGCCTTTTCTATCGGGAATTTAAGTTTATGGAACAAGGTATCCACAGTGGGAGATTCGTAATAATTACAGTTTTTACACCTTCTGCCATGATTGGCTCCCTCTGCAAATTTGTTGTAGCCACACTTTTTACATGTGTATTTATTTTTCCATTTTAATTCAGCTAAAAATTTTAGACAACTGTCCTTATCCGGAAAAACTTTTTTAAAATCTTCAAAATCCAGTCCCTTCATCAAAGCGAGGTTTTTTGTGGTTTCATCCACACTCATTTTTAGTTCCTTATTGTTTTCCCTTAGAAACTCGTTTATTTGCTCAACCTGCGAATTAAGTTCCCTTAATTTAATATTGGTGGTTTGGAGCTCTACGTTTTTGCTTGCCAGGTCAGTAGCCATCTTTTCTATCTGTTCAGTTCGCTCTTTGACTTTGATTTGCAGCTGGTTATTCATTTCATCGGTGAGCTTGTTTTTTTCTTTTAAGGCCTCCGTCCTTTCCTGACTTACTTTTTGGAATTGGTCCTGAAGAAATTTAATCTGATTAAAAATGGATAAAGAAAATAATACGACCTGAATAAAAATTACAGGGTGCACAATATACCAATTAATGATTGGGTCATTGAATAAGGTGATGGTTTTGGTATAAGAATGAATTATTACTAAGAATAAACATGTATAGGCCAAGATATAAGACCAGGAATAAATCTTGGTTTTTATCAATTTATAAAGCCCTACTAAAAATGGAATTAATAGGATAATTAAAGTAACGGTAATATAGGGAATAGCGTTTAAGGTATATCCTAATTCCTGGTTTGCAAAAACTACCAGTTTCATGGCAATGGCTAATAAAGTTAGCTTAAATAGCCTAGGGCTTGAATTGTATTTTTGGACAAACTTGTTAGAAAATAGCAGGGTGGCGAGAATGACCAACAATTGGGTAATGGATTCATCGGTTATTTTATTCAAACTTGGCAGATTCGGCCAAAGAAACTGGAATCCCAGACCATCCCGTCCAAAAGAAAACCAGATACAGGCAAAAATAAAACCTGAAAAATACAGGTACAAGGAGTCCTTTAATTTGAAGGTCAGGTAAACATTAAATATGAAAATGATAAATAAAACCCCATAGTATATTCCCAATAAAAGATATTCATTTAGGGAATGTGAAATAAACCTTTCGTTGGACCGTAAATGAAAATTAAAAGCCAGCGGATAACTACGATTGATTTTAAAATAATAGGTTTTCTTTTCGCCTGGCCTTAAATCAAGGAAATAATTGAAATTTTTATGATGAATATTTCTTTTGGAAAAAGGAAAGTCATAACCAGCGGTGTTGCTGATGAAATTTCCCTCTGGATTAGGAAAATAAAATGTAATTTCATCCAAGTCAAAACCCCAGGACTCAAAATACCATGAATGGTCATATACATCCTGTTGGTTTTCTACTATCATTTTGAGCCATAGATTTTCATTTAATGCCCCATAAACAACATGGTTATCGGTGACCTGAAGGAAATTTTGCTGAAAGGTACTATCTGAGATGTCTTCTATTGACAATTCACTGGTCGGGTCCACATAGTATTCCATGTACTTAATTATTTCAGAATAGTCCTGGCTGTCTTGGATAATTATATGATTTTCCTGATTAGTGGAGTTTCCGAAAACTGCTATGTTAAAATAAATACAGCAAAGTAACAGAAGGAAATAATTTTTTCTCACTGGGGGAAGTATTGAATTTGGGTTAATTTATTTCATTAATGAATATACAAATAATAATAAGATCAGCCATTTTAGGATTATCATTTGGATTAAATTCCGTTCTATTAGATAAAACAGAAGGAAAATTTTTTTATTGATAAGTACTGTTATGATGTTTTTAACACTAAAAAATTTGTTAAAATACTGATAGCCAGTACTTTGAATTAAGTGCAACGAAGTTTTATTTGAAAAGGTTAATACCAATTATGTTTTTTAGTTTATAAAAGGCTGTAATGATCAAAAATGAACCCGTTTATCCTTTTCTATACCTTTTTTCTTAGGGAAAATTCTTCTTTAAATCATTGTTATTTAAGCGTATTGAATTTTTTAAAATATTGATAATCAGATTGTTAGTAAATTTGTGTCTACTTTATTATTTCAAAATGGTCATCTACATTTGTCTTAATGCTAATCCAAAGGAACGAACAATTCGGTTTTTGTTGGCTTAGCAGATTTCCCAAACATAACCAAATGTATAGATCTTATGTCCAAGAGTAGATTAGTTAGTTTTTTTATTGTTCTGTCCGGAATGGTTTTGGTTTCATTTACCCTTCTGGAGAATAAAATAGGTATAAAGGAAGTTTTCAAGGAAGACTTTTTAGTGGGGGCAGCAATTAATACCCGAAATCTTGAAAATAGTGATGCCAGAAAAACTCTATCTGAGCACTTTAACAGTATCAGTCCTGAAAACCTCCTGAAGTGGCAATTAGTGCACCCTGAACCTAATCAATACTTCTTTAGTCAAGCTGACAACTATGTCCAATCGGGAAATGAGATCAATTCATTTGTGGTGGGACACACATTGGTTTGGCATAAACAAACTCCGGATTGGGTTTTTGAGAATGCCGATGGAGGAGCTAAAGGGAAAGAAGAATTGATCAAAGAAATGGAGTCCCATATTGGAGTTGTAGTGGGAAGATACAAAGGAAAGATTCATGGTTGGGATGTAGTCAATGAAGCTATTACCGATGATGGAGCCTACCGAAAGTCCAAGTGGTTCCAAATAGCAGGAAAGGATTTTATTAAAAGAGCTTTTATCAAAGCAGCGAAAGTAGATCCAAGTGCCGAGCTATATTATAATGACTATAATATGTGGAAGCCTGCAAAAATTGATGCTGCCCTTGAAATGGTTATGGAATTAAAGGAAGAAGGCATAAGAGTTGACGGGGTTGGAATGCAGGGTCATTTTGGCCTGGAATATCCCACAATTTCACAGATTGAAACATCGATCAAAAAAATTTCTGATCTGGGTCTGAAGGTAATGATAACGGAACTGGATATCGATGTATTGCCCAATCCTACTAACCGTCAGGGAGCTGATATTGATGATAACTTTGAGTACGAACCTAAATATGACCCCTACCGGGAGAAAATACCAGAGGAGGCTCGTCAGAAATTAGCTCAAAGATATAAGGAGCTCTTCAGACTGTTTCGAAAACACCGGGAGTCAATCAGCCGGGTTACCTTTTGGGGCATAAAGGACAGTGACAGTTGGCTGAATAACTGGCCAATTCAGGGCAGGACTGCATATCCTCTATTTTTTGAAAATGATTTTTCCCTTAAAGAGGAGATTGAAAAAATGTTAATGGAAATTGATGTTAAATAATTACACAATCCTTAAAAGATTCTATAACTGATTTAAAATAAAAACTTAACCACCTGTAAAATGAAATTGAATTCTCTCATTAGCCTTTTCACTATATGTACTTTAGGCCTATATAGTTGTAATCCCTCTCAAGGTGACCAAAATTCAAATGATGAAACAATGACATCAGAGGAAACTGTTGAGTTTTTGGATCAACCACTCCTGACAGATTTGTATACAGCTGACCCTTCTGCTCATGTGTTTGATGGCAAAATTTTTATCTACCCTTCCCATGATATAGAATCTTCTGCAAAAAATGACGATTCTGGCGACCAATATGATATGAAAGATTACCATGTTTTTTCTTTGGACGGAATTGAAAATGAAGTGGTAAATCATGGAAAAGTATTGGATTTGGATGATGTGAAATGGGCAAAGAAGCAAATGTGGGCCCCTGATGCAGCAGAAAAAGATGGAAAATATTACCTCTATTTCCCGGCCAAAGATAAGGAAGAGATTTTCAGGTTGGGCGTAGCTGTTTCTGATAACCCGGCAGGTCCGTTTGAACCACAACCCGAACCTATTAAGGGAAGTTTTAGTATGGATCCAGCAGTGTATCAGGATGATGACGGAACATATTATATTTATTGGGGAGGAATTTGGGGCGGCCAGCTTCAAAAGTGGAGAACAGGAAAATACCTTTCTACTGGGGATGATCCCTTTTCGGATGAACCCGCGGACCATGAACCTGCTATTGCTCCAAAGGTGGCCAAGCTGACAGAGGATATGCTGGAGTTTGCTGAAAACCCAAAGGATGTTCTAATCCTGGACAAAAATGGTGAGCCTATTAAAGCGGGTGATCATGAAAAAAGGTTTTTTGAGGCTTCCTGGCTTCATAAGCATAATGGTATTTATTATTTCTCTTATTCGACCGGGGATACCCATAATATTGTTTATGCTACCGGGGACAATCCTTATGGTCCATTTACCTACCAAGGAGTGATTTTACATCCAGTACAAGGCTGGACCAACCACCATTCCATAGTGGAATTTAGGGGACAATGGTATATTTTTTATCATGATACTCAGCTTTCGGGAAAGAATTATTTAAGAAATATAAAAATGCATAAGCTGGAACATCGTGAAGATGGAAGTATTGCTCCTATTTACCCTCTTAGTTATGATAAAAATTATCGTAACAAATAATATTCAATGTTTTGTAAAGGAATAAACCTGTTGTTGGAAACTATAAAATCCAAAACAACTTCAATACTCGTTTTGATTTGTGGGGGGCTTTTATTAATGGGGTTGGTCTCCTGCAAATCGAACGGGGTTGGAAACTTAAGTCTCGCAGATACAAGTGGTGAAAGTAATAATACATTTGAAAACCCCATTTTGCCGGGTTACTATCCTGACCCAAGTATTTGTAGGGTTGGAGAGGATTATTATTTGGTGAATTCTACTTTTGCTTATTTCCCAGGAGTGCCTATTTTTCATAGTACCGATTTGGTGAACTGGAATCAAATTGGACACGTTTTGAACCGCCCCGAGCAGATTGACCTGGAGGGATTAGGTATCTCTCGTGGAATTTTTGCTCCCACAATTCAATACCATGAGGGTAGATTTTACATGATTACTACTTTGGTAGGAAAAAGAGGAAACTTTTTGGTTACCGCTGAAGACCCTGCAGGCCCATGGAGCAATCCCATATGGCTACCTCAGGTGAATGGAATAGACCCATCTCTTTTTTTTGATGAAAATGGACATTCCTACATCGTGTATAACAGCGACCCACCAAATAATGAACCGCTTTACAATGGCCATAGATCCATAAAGCTAATCAGGTTTGATAAAGAAAGCCTTCAGACTAAAGGTGAAGCTCGTGTTATTGTCAATGGGGGGGTGGATCTTTCCAAAAAGCCAGTATGGATTGAGGGACCGCACCTATTTAAAAATGGAGACTATTATTACCTCTGTGCGGCAGAAGGAGGAACCAGTGTAAACCATTCACAGGTGATCTTCAGGACCAAGCAACTCGATGAACCATTTGTGCCCTGGGAAAACAATCCCATTTTAACTCAACGTCATTTAGATCCAAATCGCGAAAATCCTGTTTCCGCAACCGGACACGCAGATTTGGTTCAAACACAAAATGGCGATTGGTGGGCGGTATTTCTGGGAACCCGTCCTTACGATAATAAAGATAGTTATAATATTGGAAGGGAAACTTTTCTGGCACCAGTGGAGTGGAATGAGGACCATTGGCCAGTGATAAACCCAGACCATGAAGCGGTTCAGTACAATTATCCAGTCCCAGATCTTCCAAAAGGTGAGGT from Echinicola jeungdonensis harbors:
- a CDS encoding glycoside hydrolase family 3 C-terminal domain-containing protein, which encodes MKVKTLEKPLIPKLGFCFSTIGLRFLGLGFLIYIMAGNMGIQAQESGPDFSFLDTDKNFEERVDILVDQMTLEEKVSQMMNASPAIPRLKVPEYNWWNECLHGVARAGYATVFPQSISVAASFDKNLMREIGSVISDEARAKHHEFIRNGKRGIYTGLDFWSPNINIFRDPRWGRGHETYGEDPYLTGELASQFIEGLQEYDGKYLKTIATSKHFAVHSGPEPLRHSFDVDVSDRDLYETYFPAFRKTVKEAKVYSIMGAYNRFRGESCSGHDFLLNKVLREQWGFEGYVVSDCGAIQDIHTGHNIASSEAEAAAIGVSGGCDLNCGNYYTHLTDAVEHGLVREEEIDTAVKRLFLARFKLGMFDPEEEVSFAQIPFGIVCSEAHNTLARKAAQKSMVLLKNKENLLPLSVDQVKKIAVIGPNADNVESLLGNYHGIPKKPVTFLEGIKRKVGPKAEVLYSEGVHPAEGFYNLKPIPSAYFETEEGRQGLKASYYNNLNWEGEPVLERIDDQIDFSWEHQPISKELIDNFSVKWKGYLVPPASGQYEFGVFSKRGMNIRIDGKEISNGSGTIHRGRYATDILSLEEGKRYEVEVTFFSDETNAIAQMLWARPDVSKIDEAVSLAQSADLAVVVLGLSQRLEGESMDVITPGFDGGDRTAITLPAQQEALLKAVKATGKPVILVLNAGSAMAINWAKENVDAIISAGYPGEEGGNALADVVFGDYNPAGRLPVTYYQSLEDLPPFEDYDMMGRTYRYFEGTPLYPFGYGLSYTRFEYTDLKVPAQVKAGESISVSVKVANVGDLAGDEVVQLYLTDLDASTVRPIRQLEAFERIHLKPGESKEVNFIIAPRQLSMINAQSKRVIEEGDFTVYVGGKQPGFEGNLDAETTMVIEGEFQVKGVKQFRDL
- a CDS encoding 7TM-DISM domain-containing protein encodes the protein MEYYVDPTSELSIEDISDSTFQQNFLQVTDNHVVYGALNENLWLKMIVENQQDVYDHSWYFESWGFDLDEITFYFPNPEGNFISNTAGYDFPFSKRNIHHKNFNYFLDLRPGEKKTYYFKINRSYPLAFNFHLRSNERFISHSLNEYLLLGIYYGVLFIIFIFNVYLTFKLKDSLYLYFSGFIFACIWFSFGRDGLGFQFLWPNLPSLNKITDESITQLLVILATLLFSNKFVQKYNSSPRLFKLTLLAIAMKLVVFANQELGYTLNAIPYITVTLIILLIPFLVGLYKLIKTKIYSWSYILAYTCLFLVIIHSYTKTITLFNDPIINWYIVHPVIFIQVVLFSLSIFNQIKFLQDQFQKVSQERTEALKEKNKLTDEMNNQLQIKVKERTEQIEKMATDLASKNVELQTTNIKLRELNSQVEQINEFLRENNKELKMSVDETTKNLALMKGLDFEDFKKVFPDKDSCLKFLAELKWKNKYTCKKCGYNKFAEGANHGRRCKNCNYYESPTVDTLFHKLKFPIEKAFYILYLSNRKDVDLTLNELSEILDLRRETCWAFKNKINQAMEKTDHNKELSGWENLALVHPE
- a CDS encoding endo-1,4-beta-xylanase, which produces MSKSRLVSFFIVLSGMVLVSFTLLENKIGIKEVFKEDFLVGAAINTRNLENSDARKTLSEHFNSISPENLLKWQLVHPEPNQYFFSQADNYVQSGNEINSFVVGHTLVWHKQTPDWVFENADGGAKGKEELIKEMESHIGVVVGRYKGKIHGWDVVNEAITDDGAYRKSKWFQIAGKDFIKRAFIKAAKVDPSAELYYNDYNMWKPAKIDAALEMVMELKEEGIRVDGVGMQGHFGLEYPTISQIETSIKKISDLGLKVMITELDIDVLPNPTNRQGADIDDNFEYEPKYDPYREKIPEEARQKLAQRYKELFRLFRKHRESISRVTFWGIKDSDSWLNNWPIQGRTAYPLFFENDFSLKEEIEKMLMEIDVK
- a CDS encoding glycoside hydrolase family 43 protein yields the protein MTSEETVEFLDQPLLTDLYTADPSAHVFDGKIFIYPSHDIESSAKNDDSGDQYDMKDYHVFSLDGIENEVVNHGKVLDLDDVKWAKKQMWAPDAAEKDGKYYLYFPAKDKEEIFRLGVAVSDNPAGPFEPQPEPIKGSFSMDPAVYQDDDGTYYIYWGGIWGGQLQKWRTGKYLSTGDDPFSDEPADHEPAIAPKVAKLTEDMLEFAENPKDVLILDKNGEPIKAGDHEKRFFEASWLHKHNGIYYFSYSTGDTHNIVYATGDNPYGPFTYQGVILHPVQGWTNHHSIVEFRGQWYIFYHDTQLSGKNYLRNIKMHKLEHREDGSIAPIYPLSYDKNYRNK
- a CDS encoding glycoside hydrolase family 43 protein, giving the protein METIKSKTTSILVLICGGLLLMGLVSCKSNGVGNLSLADTSGESNNTFENPILPGYYPDPSICRVGEDYYLVNSTFAYFPGVPIFHSTDLVNWNQIGHVLNRPEQIDLEGLGISRGIFAPTIQYHEGRFYMITTLVGKRGNFLVTAEDPAGPWSNPIWLPQVNGIDPSLFFDENGHSYIVYNSDPPNNEPLYNGHRSIKLIRFDKESLQTKGEARVIVNGGVDLSKKPVWIEGPHLFKNGDYYYLCAAEGGTSVNHSQVIFRTKQLDEPFVPWENNPILTQRHLDPNRENPVSATGHADLVQTQNGDWWAVFLGTRPYDNKDSYNIGRETFLAPVEWNEDHWPVINPDHEAVQYNYPVPDLPKGEVKDFPKSGSFTISDKFNSKELKPYWVFIRVPQEKWYKLDGKGLHLNLRPETAGGTSTPSYIGRRQQHIRGEVETAMEFTPKKTGEKAGLLFFQNETHHFFFGKSISEEGDKVIGLYQSDSYGNLNSIEEHPVGSSEKVYLRVEFNKGIYEFLYKMKGKDTWRTLATFREGEFLSSRVAGGFVGVTIGPYATSTLQPSTNAALFKHFIYKGY